AAGAGCCGTCGATTGACCGTCCATCTGCAGGAGGAAAGCCGCCGTCGGATTCCTCCACGAGGCGAAATCCCAGCCGTTGCGTGGTGGAAATTTCATACCCTTCCCCCGCATGGCGTCTGTCTATAAATCGTAAGGCACAGCGGAGTCTTTCGAACTCAGCTTGGCTTTCTTACTCAGTGAGAAGCGTTAACCTTCACCACAAATCCATCGAGCCCTCCTCGTCgcaatctcctctctctctctcgtccacCATGGCCGGAGGCTTCTCCGTGTCGGCGTCGGCCGGCAGCCAGTTCGAGGCGAAGATAACGCCGGTGGTCATCATCTCCTGCTTGATGGCCGCCACCGGGGGTTTGATGTTTGGCTACGACGTCGGTATCTCAGGCAAGAACTCGTCTCGCTCTTCCTTGTTAGTTTCGTGGTGTTGACTTTATGTCACTCTCTTTTGCTGAATGAAGAAGATATATAGAAACACAGACAGACagacctttttctttcttttcttttcgttACACTAGTCTTTGAAGGATAAACAAAAAGGATTACATGCATCAACTTTCGTCACCTCAAAGTTAATTAAGAAACAGTTAGTTTTTCTGCTTTTTGTTGAAGAAAATGACATAGATAAAGAAAGATGAAAACCATTTGCCATCTAAGAACCAAGTAAAGCAAGTAAATTAGCACCAGTGGTGCTTGCCCCAGTACTAATTATCACGGTTGTCTAAATCATCAGTCTAAAACTAGCattcttataaatcaatcttaacttTAATCATGCTTGATTAAATCAGGGTATTACGTACATAAACTATATCTAATGATCGTATAGATAGATCAACAATATGTTCCAAGGAACATTGGAATTTGATGATGACCCCAAATTCATTCTGGATCACATACATACATTGCCTTTCTTCATCTCTTCTTGTGCCTCGATCAACCTCAACCTTCTTTCCATCCATCCAACAACAATTGCGCACTTGTGCTAACAGGCGGCGTGACCTCCATGGATGACTTCTTGATCAAGTTCTTCCCCAAAGTCTACCGTCGGAAGACCGAGTCCAAAGACAGCAACTACTGCAAGTACGACAACCAGGGCCTTCAGCTGTTTACCTCCTCGCTCTACCTCGCCGGCCTCACTGCCACCTTCTTCGCTTCCTACACCACCCGCAACCTCGGCCGTAAGCACACCATGTTGATCGCCGGCGTCTTCTTCCTTGTGGGAGTCATCCTCAACGGCGCGGCCCAGGATCTCGCCATGCTAATCATCGGCAGAATCCTCCTCGGTTGCGGTGTTGGGTTTGCCAACCAGGTTAGTCCTCCGTCGGTTTGACTGATAATTCCTTGCGCAAGTTCTTGCTTCGGGAATCATATGTACCTCAGTCCATGCTCATCCAACATCGGACACACGGATGCAGGCCGTTCCCCTGTTTCTGTCGGAGATTGCACCCACCAGAATCCGTGGAGGCCTCAACATCTTGTTTCAGCTCAATGTCACCATCGGCATCCTCTTCGCCAACCTCGTCAACTACGGAACTTCCAAGTACCACCTCCACACCTTTCTCGTCACCCTGTCGCTTGAATCTACGATATGACCCTGGAACAACACCCTGCAGGATTCACCCTTGGGGATGGAGACTGTCCCTCTCGCTGGCCGGCGTCCCGGCGCTGCTTCTCACCGTGGGGGCGCTGTTCGTGGTGGACACGCCCAACAGCCTCATCGAGCGTGGGCGGCTCGAGGAAGGCAAGGCGGTGCTCAAGAAGATTCGCGGGACCGACAACGTGGAGCCGGAGTTCAACGAGATCCTGGAGGCGAGTCGCGTTGCGCACCAGGTGAAGCACCCCTTCCGCAACCTTCTCAAACGTCGCAACCGTCCTCAGCTCGTCATCGCTATCCTCTTCCAGGTAGAAGACTACCACTGATGACTTTTCCTGGCAGCTGCAGGTAATCGTCAGACTAATTCATTGCTTCTTTCTACGTCGACAGATCTTTCAGCAGTTCACTGGAATCAATGCCATCATGTTCTACGCCCCGGTGCTCTTCAACACACTGGGGTTCAAGAGCGACGCCTCCCTCTACTCCGCGGTGATCACCGGCGCCGTCAACGTGCTCTCGACGGTGGTGTCGATCTACTCGGTGGACCGGGTAGGGCGGCGGATCCTCCTCCTGGAGGCCGGGGTGCAGATGTTCATCTCCCAGGTGGTGATCGCGATCGTGCTCGGCATCAAGGTGACCGACCACTCCGAGAACCTGAGCCACGGCTACGCCATCTTCGTGGTGGTGATGGTGTGCACCTTCGTGTCCTCGTTCGCCTGGTCGTGGGGGCCACTGGGGTGGCTCATTCCCAGCGAAACCTTCCCGATGGAGACGCGGTCGGCCGGGCAGAGCGTGACGGTGTGCGTCAACCTGCTCTTCACATTCGTCATCGCGCAGGCCTTCCTCTCGATGCTCTGCCACCTCAAGTACGGCATCTTCGCCTTCTTCTCGGGGTGGGTGGTGGTGATGTCCGTCTTCGTGCTCTTCTTCCTCCCCGAGACGAAGAATGTTCCCATCGAGGAGATGACGGAGAAGGTGTGGAAGCAGCACTGGTTCTGGAAGAGGTTCATGGACGACGACGATCGCGTCGTTGATGTTGACTACAAAAAAAACACACAACCATAGGATATATATAAGCTCTGTCTCTTTAGGTTCCTTAAGGTCTCCT
This DNA window, taken from Musa acuminata AAA Group cultivar baxijiao chromosome BXJ3-7, Cavendish_Baxijiao_AAA, whole genome shotgun sequence, encodes the following:
- the LOC135642995 gene encoding sugar transport protein MST4 — protein: MAGGFSVSASAGSQFEAKITPVVIISCLMAATGGLMFGYDVGISGGVTSMDDFLIKFFPKVYRRKTESKDSNYCKYDNQGLQLFTSSLYLAGLTATFFASYTTRNLGRKHTMLIAGVFFLVGVILNGAAQDLAMLIIGRILLGCGVGFANQAVPLFLSEIAPTRIRGGLNILFQLNVTIGILFANLVNYGTSKIHPWGWRLSLSLAGVPALLLTVGALFVVDTPNSLIERGRLEEGKAVLKKIRGTDNVEPEFNEILEASRVAHQVKHPFRNLLKRRNRPQLVIAILFQIFQQFTGINAIMFYAPVLFNTLGFKSDASLYSAVITGAVNVLSTVVSIYSVDRVGRRILLLEAGVQMFISQVVIAIVLGIKVTDHSENLSHGYAIFVVVMVCTFVSSFAWSWGPLGWLIPSETFPMETRSAGQSVTVCVNLLFTFVIAQAFLSMLCHLKYGIFAFFSGWVVVMSVFVLFFLPETKNVPIEEMTEKVWKQHWFWKRFMDDDDRVVDVDYKKNTQP